A window of the Desulforapulum autotrophicum HRM2 genome harbors these coding sequences:
- a CDS encoding efflux RND transporter periplasmic adaptor subunit, producing the protein MMQLHKTIHGELKMNIWAILVSVCIFLAGCDGQSKTQPPASAPVPEVSTITVKPGKIMLTQELPGRTSAYRMAQIRPQVSGIILKRLFKEGSDVKAGQVLYAIDPAPFQAEIDRATANHLALLKAADQARAALKASIADIDRLKATLELARTNRDRFEASFKDKIVSAMQRDQTVTEFKVAAATLAAAQAQVENRRGAVAAADAAIAQARAAMETAGINLGYCRVMAPISGRIGRSSVTEGAVVTAYQGVPLATIQQLDPIYADLPQSTNQLLRLKNSTLNATTPEQNKVQLLLGDNTPYPQEGTLQFSDVTVDPTTGSVILRVVVPNPDGTLLPGMFVRAVIKEGVDEQAILIPQQGVARDPRGNPFAMIVDSEGKAGLRMLTLDRAVDDQWIVDAGLAPGDRVIVEGLLMLRPGTPVKATDFHGPSPENGAMGSHPGSRPDAQPGPDAKSQKQNNGGM; encoded by the coding sequence ATGATGCAGTTGCATAAAACAATCCATGGAGAGCTTAAAATGAACATCTGGGCAATACTTGTGTCTGTCTGCATTTTTCTGGCAGGCTGCGATGGTCAATCCAAAACGCAACCCCCGGCGTCTGCCCCTGTTCCAGAGGTGTCAACCATAACGGTAAAACCCGGGAAGATCATGCTCACCCAGGAACTGCCGGGCCGCACCTCAGCCTATCGAATGGCCCAGATCCGGCCCCAGGTGAGCGGTATCATCCTCAAACGCCTGTTCAAGGAAGGATCCGATGTCAAGGCCGGCCAGGTGCTCTATGCCATTGATCCTGCACCATTTCAGGCAGAGATAGACCGGGCCACAGCCAACCACCTTGCCCTACTGAAAGCTGCCGACCAGGCAAGGGCCGCCCTCAAGGCCAGTATCGCAGATATTGACCGCCTCAAGGCCACCCTTGAACTTGCCCGGACCAACCGGGATCGATTCGAGGCCTCGTTCAAGGATAAAATCGTATCGGCCATGCAGCGGGACCAGACCGTGACCGAGTTCAAGGTCGCAGCAGCGACCCTGGCAGCAGCCCAGGCCCAGGTGGAAAATCGCCGGGGCGCTGTAGCCGCGGCCGATGCCGCCATTGCCCAGGCAAGAGCTGCAATGGAAACTGCGGGTATCAACCTGGGATACTGCCGGGTTATGGCCCCCATTTCCGGCCGGATCGGCAGATCGTCCGTGACCGAAGGCGCCGTTGTGACGGCCTACCAGGGGGTACCCCTGGCAACCATTCAGCAGCTGGACCCCATTTATGCGGATCTTCCCCAGTCCACCAACCAGCTGCTGCGGTTAAAGAACAGCACCCTCAATGCCACCACACCAGAACAGAACAAGGTTCAGCTGCTGCTGGGGGACAATACCCCATACCCCCAGGAGGGAACCCTCCAGTTCAGTGATGTCACTGTGGATCCCACCACGGGATCGGTTATTCTCAGGGTGGTTGTGCCCAATCCCGACGGCACGCTTCTGCCGGGCATGTTTGTGCGGGCTGTGATCAAGGAAGGGGTGGATGAACAGGCCATTTTAATTCCCCAGCAGGGTGTGGCCCGGGATCCCAGGGGCAATCCCTTTGCCATGATCGTGGATTCCGAGGGCAAAGCAGGCCTTCGCATGCTCACCCTTGACCGGGCCGTGGACGATCAATGGATCGTTGATGCAGGCCTTGCTCCCGGGGATCGGGTTATTGTGGAAGGCCTTTTGATGCTGCGGCCGGGTACCCCGGTCAAGGCGACTGATTTCCATGGGCCCTCCCCGGAAAACGGTGCCATGGGCAGCCACCCGGGATCCCGGCCCGATGCACAGCCCGGCCCGGATGCAAAATCCCAGAAACAGAATAACGGGGGGATGTGA
- a CDS encoding DMT family transporter, with the protein MRLKILQPVTALTLGAVIISFSSVFVRAAHVPSSVSAFYRVAFGAVFLVLACILKKEFKPRRLKNNLLAVLCGIVFGLDLWVWHLSILYVGPGLATILSNCQVFVLTLAGVFLFKEKIGWVFVLSLPMAFLGLFLIVGVDMGHLTRDHLIGIGFGLTTALFYSIFLLVLRQIQSDRNDFSLFYYLMVVSVASALFLGGKIYMSTDSFAIPDVITLVWLICLGLFSQTIAWVMISNALPKVNASFAGLILLLQPTLSFVWDVIFFDRITGPAGWAGVVVVLSAIYFGMTGKK; encoded by the coding sequence ATGAGACTAAAAATCCTCCAGCCGGTAACGGCACTGACCCTGGGTGCCGTTATCATCAGTTTTTCAAGCGTGTTTGTCCGGGCGGCCCATGTTCCCTCTTCCGTATCCGCCTTTTACCGGGTGGCCTTTGGCGCTGTTTTTCTGGTGCTTGCCTGTATCTTAAAAAAAGAATTTAAACCCCGACGCCTGAAAAATAATCTGCTTGCAGTACTGTGCGGTATTGTCTTTGGCCTTGATCTGTGGGTCTGGCATTTGAGCATCCTTTATGTCGGACCGGGGCTTGCCACCATTCTTTCCAACTGCCAGGTGTTTGTACTGACCCTTGCAGGGGTCTTTTTATTCAAGGAAAAAATTGGATGGGTCTTTGTTCTGTCCCTGCCCATGGCATTTCTTGGGCTGTTTCTTATTGTGGGCGTTGACATGGGGCACCTGACCCGGGACCATCTCATCGGTATTGGGTTCGGACTGACCACGGCCCTGTTTTACAGCATTTTCCTGCTGGTATTGAGACAGATCCAATCGGACCGGAACGATTTTTCCCTGTTTTATTATCTCATGGTTGTCTCTGTTGCCAGTGCCCTTTTCCTGGGTGGCAAAATATATATGTCAACGGACAGCTTTGCCATTCCCGATGTCATCACCCTGGTGTGGCTCATCTGCCTCGGGCTTTTCAGTCAGACCATTGCCTGGGTGATGATCTCCAATGCCCTTCCAAAGGTCAACGCATCGTTTGCCGGACTTATTCTGCTGCTGCAGCCTACCCTTTCCTTTGTGTGGGATGTCATCTTCTTTGACCGGATCACAGGACCTGCAGGATGGGCAGGTGTCGTGGTGGTCCTTTCTGCAATCTATTTCGGCATGACCGGAAAAAAATAG